One Nitrospina watsonii DNA segment encodes these proteins:
- the hisI gene encoding phosphoribosyl-AMP cyclohydrolase yields the protein MKLDFDKMDGLVPAIIQDAKTGKVLMLAYMNQIAWEKTLETGNAWFYSRSRDKQWMKGEESGNVQKVKEVFIDCDDDTVLLKVEQVGDAACHKGYQSCFFRKLNGELTVIEEKVFDPDKVYKK from the coding sequence ATGAAGCTCGATTTTGACAAGATGGACGGTCTGGTTCCGGCCATCATTCAGGACGCCAAAACCGGCAAGGTCCTGATGCTCGCCTACATGAACCAGATCGCCTGGGAGAAGACGCTGGAAACAGGCAATGCCTGGTTCTACAGCCGGTCCCGCGACAAACAGTGGATGAAGGGCGAAGAGAGCGGCAACGTGCAGAAGGTGAAGGAAGTGTTCATCGATTGCGACGACGACACGGTGCTGCTCAAGGTGGAACAGGTCGGCGACGCCGCCTGCCACAAAGGCTACCAGAGCTGCTTCTTCCGCAAGCTCAACGGGGAGCTGACCGTCATCGAAGAAAAGGTCTTCGACCCCGACAAAGTGTATAAAAAGTAA